A section of the Campylobacter porcelli genome encodes:
- a CDS encoding adenine phosphoribosyltransferase, translating to MDSLSQEQKEYLKSTIRKIADFPKPGVLFSDITTLLGNAKAFNLLMEHLYQRYKDRNLDYVVGIDSRGFIFGAALADRLGVGFVPARKSGKLPYTTISQEYLLEYGSSKLEMHIDAFKPGANVLLVDDVIATGGTAKAACELILKLGANLVEMAFVIDIGIGGLKELKGYAPIYVALED from the coding sequence ATGGATAGTTTATCGCAAGAGCAAAAAGAGTATTTAAAATCAACCATTAGAAAGATCGCTGATTTTCCAAAGCCTGGAGTGTTATTTAGCGATATTACTACGCTTTTAGGGAACGCAAAGGCGTTTAATCTTTTGATGGAGCATCTCTATCAAAGATATAAAGATAGAAATTTGGATTATGTTGTAGGGATTGATAGCCGTGGATTTATCTTTGGTGCTGCTTTGGCTGATAGACTTGGGGTTGGATTTGTCCCTGCTAGAAAATCAGGTAAGCTCCCATATACCACTATTTCGCAAGAGTATTTGCTAGAGTATGGATCTAGTAAGCTTGAGATGCATATTGATGCTTTTAAGCCAGGGGCAAATGTGTTATTAGTAGATGATGTAATCGCCACCGGCGGCACGGCTAAGGCAGCTTGTGAGCTGATATTAAAGCTTGGGGCAAATTTAGTTGAGATGGCTTTTGTGATTGATATTGGGATTGGTGGATTAAAAGAGCTTAAGGGTTATGCGCCAATTTATGTAGCATTAGAGGATTAG
- the rpiB gene encoding ribose 5-phosphate isomerase B: MNISKVYIASDHAGYEAKMQTKNILESMGLSVVDLGTNSASSSVDYPDFATLVASSIKSSDEFGVLICGSGIGISIAANRFSHIRCALSHNATVARLSREHNDANVLCFGARVVGSDVIKDMVEVFFATEFIGGRHQRRVEKLGACQCF; the protein is encoded by the coding sequence ATGAATATTTCTAAGGTTTATATAGCTAGTGATCACGCTGGATATGAAGCAAAAATGCAGACAAAAAATATATTAGAAAGTATGGGATTATCTGTAGTTGATCTAGGCACCAATAGTGCTAGTAGTAGTGTTGATTATCCAGATTTTGCTACCTTGGTAGCTAGTAGCATTAAAAGTAGCGATGAATTTGGCGTACTAATATGCGGTAGTGGAATTGGTATCTCTATAGCTGCAAATCGCTTTTCTCATATACGATGCGCATTAAGCCATAATGCCACAGTAGCAAGACTATCAAGAGAGCATAATGATGCAAATGTATTATGCTTTGGTGCTAGGGTGGTTGGTAGTGATGTTATTAAAGATATGGTGGAGGTGTTTTTTGCTACTGAATTTATTGGTGGTAGGCATCAAAGACGAGTTGAAAAGCTAGGAGCGTGTCAATGTTTTTAG
- the hemL gene encoding glutamate-1-semialdehyde 2,1-aminomutase, producing MRNKDEFLEAQRYIPGGVNSPVRAFGSVGSTPLIIDRGEREFIYDIENNEYIDYVLSWGPLIFGHCDKDIEDAVISTAKKGLSFGAPCLLETKLAKLVLSKFPHLDKIRFVSSGTEATMSAIRLARGYSKKDGIIKFEGCYHGHSDGLLVKAGSGATTFGYSSSLGVPNDIIKNTHLAKYNDLNSVEECFKNADIGVIIVEPIAGNMGLVPGSDEFLHGLRKICDENGAVLIFDEVMSGFRASATGSYGLNKIKADIVTFGKVIGGGMPCAAYAGKKEIMELISPLGGVYQAGTLSGNPVAMAAGLAALNKIYNTPNLYDELEQKSKFITNSMLQAAKESGIGLQVEVRGSMWGFFFSENPVTNYAQALKSDTDRFAKFHAQMLKRGVYLAPSQFETCFVCKPLSQTSLDKTAQAIKESFKEL from the coding sequence ATGAGAAATAAAGATGAATTTCTAGAAGCACAAAGGTATATCCCAGGTGGGGTAAATTCTCCAGTGCGTGCCTTTGGCTCAGTTGGCTCTACTCCGTTAATAATCGATAGAGGTGAGCGTGAGTTTATCTATGATATTGAAAATAATGAGTATATTGATTATGTTTTAAGCTGGGGGCCACTCATCTTTGGTCACTGCGATAAGGATATAGAAGATGCGGTAATATCAACAGCTAAAAAGGGTTTAAGCTTTGGCGCACCATGTCTATTAGAGACTAAACTAGCTAAATTAGTTTTATCTAAATTTCCTCATCTTGATAAAATTCGCTTTGTTAGTAGTGGGACTGAGGCTACTATGAGTGCCATTAGACTAGCTCGTGGATATAGCAAAAAAGATGGAATTATCAAATTTGAAGGGTGCTATCACGGCCATAGCGATGGATTATTAGTCAAGGCTGGAAGCGGTGCTACAACTTTTGGATACTCAAGTAGTTTAGGCGTCCCAAATGATATAATAAAAAATACCCACCTAGCAAAATATAATGATTTAAATAGCGTTGAAGAGTGCTTTAAAAATGCCGATATTGGCGTTATAATCGTTGAGCCAATTGCTGGAAATATGGGTCTAGTCCCTGGTAGCGATGAGTTTTTACATGGGCTTAGAAAGATTTGTGATGAAAATGGTGCGGTTTTAATCTTTGATGAAGTTATGAGTGGATTTAGAGCTAGTGCTACTGGTAGCTATGGATTAAATAAGATTAAGGCCGATATAGTTACATTTGGCAAGGTTATTGGCGGTGGTATGCCATGTGCTGCTTATGCTGGTAAAAAGGAGATAATGGAGCTTATAAGCCCACTTGGTGGGGTGTATCAAGCTGGAACGCTAAGTGGAAATCCCGTTGCTATGGCCGCTGGACTGGCTGCGTTAAATAAAATTTATAATACGCCAAATTTATATGATGAGCTAGAGCAAAAAAGTAAATTTATCACAAATAGTATGCTACAAGCTGCTAAAGAGAGTGGGATTGGATTACAAGTTGAAGTGCGTGGATCCATGTGGGGATTTTTCTTTAGCGAAAATCCAGTTACCAACTACGCTCAAGCACTAAAAAGCGATACAGATAGATTTGCTAAATTCCACGCTCAAATGCTTAAAAGAGGCGTATATCTAGCACCAAGCCAGTTTGAGACTTGCTTTGTTTGTAAGCCACTAAGTCAAACAAGCTTAGATAAGACCGCACAAGCTATAAAAGAGAGTTTTAAAGAGCTATGA
- the lepB gene encoding signal peptidase I encodes MRIIFSKFYDFCSSWTGTIIIVLFIIFFIAQAFVIPSGSMKNTLLVGDYLFVKKYSYGIPTPHIPFIEIPVLPDSDGDGHLIASDGPKRGDIVVFRYPKDPKIHYVKRNFATGLDEVIFAPGAMYLRPSGGDDEIAREFKDANIVILSGKKFIKEPYKMAGIHYDNNTDKDNYGGLRADTFTIAGMVDFAMSEIMVPELPRIGGLDFNAYYFRVPQNEYFMVGDNRENSSDSRFWGSVPYKYIVGTPWFVYLSYDENYKIRWDRIGRLASSLEDMAK; translated from the coding sequence TTGAGAATAATTTTTTCTAAATTCTATGATTTTTGTAGTAGTTGGACGGGGACTATAATTATAGTTTTGTTTATCATATTTTTTATAGCTCAAGCCTTTGTAATACCTAGTGGCTCTATGAAAAATACTCTTTTAGTTGGAGATTATCTCTTTGTTAAAAAATACTCATATGGAATTCCCACACCACATATTCCATTTATAGAAATTCCAGTGCTTCCTGATAGCGATGGCGATGGTCATTTGATAGCTAGTGATGGGCCAAAGCGTGGAGATATAGTGGTTTTTCGCTATCCAAAAGATCCTAAAATTCACTATGTAAAGCGTAATTTTGCCACTGGGCTTGATGAGGTGATATTCGCTCCTGGGGCTATGTATCTGCGCCCAAGCGGTGGAGATGATGAGATAGCAAGGGAATTTAAAGATGCTAATATCGTGATTTTAAGCGGAAAGAAATTTATAAAAGAGCCATATAAGATGGCTGGAATTCACTATGATAATAACACTGATAAAGATAATTATGGTGGGTTAAGAGCTGATACATTCACAATTGCTGGTATGGTGGATTTTGCTATGAGCGAGATTATGGTGCCAGAGCTACCTAGAATTGGTGGGTTAGATTTTAATGCATACTACTTTAGAGTGCCACAAAATGAGTATTTTATGGTAGGCGATAATAGAGAAAATAGCAGTGATAGTAGGTTTTGGGGATCAGTGCCTTATAAATATATAGTTGGGACGCCGTGGTTTGTATATTTAAGCTATGATGAAAACTACAAAATCCGATGGGATCGCATAGGACGCTTAGCAAGTAGTTTAGAGGATATGGCAAAATAG
- a CDS encoding FlhB-like flagellar biosynthesis protein: MAKKIKKAVALGYNKDRDNAPKVLASGKGEVAQKIIEAAKIYKIPIKEDSDLVEILSKVDINQEIPPNLYKAVAEVFSFLYRTTKLKH; encoded by the coding sequence ATGGCAAAAAAGATTAAAAAAGCCGTTGCTTTAGGATATAATAAAGATAGAGACAATGCTCCAAAAGTCCTAGCTAGTGGCAAAGGCGAAGTCGCTCAAAAGATAATAGAAGCTGCCAAAATATATAAAATACCAATCAAAGAAGATAGCGATTTAGTCGAGATCCTAAGCAAGGTAGATATAAACCAAGAGATCCCGCCAAATCTCTATAAGGCAGTTGCAGAGGTCTTTAGCTTCTTATATCGCACTACAAAGCTAAAGCACTAA
- a CDS encoding MFS transporter has protein sequence MRGSKRAIISLSALFIGVSFIFIASGLVVSSGGVLLNDMGASKTQIGFITSLFFLGALTCTIVSHRLISKVGHMRAYAIFTALFAICALLHDMSDNLIFWAILRFMLGFCYYSIVLIVESWLNEKTPNSIRSRVLGFYEIVFYTAFAIGAVIMSMNLSVTKVFIIGTISIIIGSIPLNFLKIKSPKIPKSINISLPKIYNIAPLALATSIIAGLSMNGFFSMASLFIITQGYTTAQAGIFIIVGMCGGFIAHTIFGVISDKFGRKLAIILASSIAFLASSAFVLINPSIIMQYIIVFFLGFGIFVLYALALARANDVLTDKNAYVEVVRALLFSYLIGSFLSTIIIGFLINQFGFIAFIFYYITLLTFLIIFAIFQKSVPKAQEVAFARHSGHSIIFDELNNDNSK, from the coding sequence ATGCGAGGAAGTAAAAGAGCCATAATATCCCTAAGCGCCTTATTTATCGGCGTTAGCTTTATATTTATCGCTAGTGGCTTAGTAGTTAGCTCAGGTGGGGTTTTACTCAATGATATGGGTGCTTCAAAGACGCAAATTGGCTTTATTACATCTTTATTTTTCCTTGGCGCACTTACTTGTACCATAGTCTCTCATAGGCTTATTTCTAAGGTCGGTCATATGAGAGCTTATGCGATTTTTACGGCTCTTTTTGCTATTTGCGCGTTGCTTCATGATATGAGTGATAATCTCATATTTTGGGCAATTTTAAGATTTATGCTTGGTTTTTGCTACTATAGTATTGTATTAATTGTAGAGAGCTGGTTAAATGAGAAAACGCCAAATTCCATCAGATCAAGAGTTTTGGGGTTTTATGAGATTGTATTTTACACAGCTTTTGCTATTGGTGCGGTGATTATGAGTATGAATTTAAGCGTTACAAAGGTATTTATCATTGGAACTATATCAATTATAATTGGCTCAATTCCGCTAAATTTTCTTAAAATCAAATCCCCCAAAATTCCAAAATCCATAAATATAAGCCTACCTAAAATATATAATATCGCCCCATTAGCGCTTGCTACTAGTATAATTGCCGGTCTTAGTATGAATGGATTTTTCTCAATGGCATCGCTATTTATAATAACGCAAGGCTACACTACGGCTCAAGCTGGGATATTTATCATAGTTGGAATGTGCGGAGGCTTTATAGCTCACACTATTTTTGGAGTGATTTCAGATAAATTTGGTAGAAAATTAGCCATAATTTTAGCCTCTAGTATAGCATTTTTAGCCTCTAGCGCTTTTGTGCTTATCAATCCTTCTATAATAATGCAGTATATTATAGTATTTTTTTTAGGGTTTGGTATATTTGTGTTATACGCTTTAGCCCTAGCTAGAGCAAATGATGTTCTAACTGATAAAAACGCCTATGTAGAGGTGGTAAGAGCCTTGCTATTTAGCTACTTGATTGGCTCATTCTTATCCACTATTATAATAGGATTTTTGATAAATCAATTTGGTTTTATAGCCTTTATTTTTTACTACATTACTTTACTAACTTTTTTGATAATCTTTGCTATTTTTCAAAAAAGTGTGCCAAAAGCTCAAGAGGTGGCATTTGCCCGTCATAGCGGTCATAGCATAATATTTGATGAGTTAAATAATGATAATAGTAAATAA
- a CDS encoding flagellar hook-length control protein FliK yields MIIVNNTPTQQPSQNKDEKKTTSKENSSTTALNDGKTILKKPNIAIEQTKLDLELNKFSSKLLNALKSNLDDGSYKQNALSQIKSSQVAPNLAKDLTAILKSIKSDPSLNELGAKLENFIKPVEHIKATNIAQTIKDTGVLLEAKLAQTLSPEVLPANIKSLLSQMKNTANKDLSIAFMALANTQSDPEQSLNALLDILQQNRLKNSQILKNSNFKPLLDANTKLEYTAKFLDKIANQIQTNPKNPISIEQNISRAINQIQNIIKNMEANLSQINFNNANLKSIKPLNNQLNQIITDIKDTLSNIKSQLTTPIKATPSNNQAIDIIKNLDPAISAKLSQNLQNSKSQINLLNQEPNSISIQQTSQSIPDIQSLTNAINPNQNSINLNNFIQYINTDANNLNLQDKLSMAARKLSNIINFFDKNSLEAKKNLTELKSLIKATNLAKSEISNITPNDNNISAQSLQNDLKATLLALKDATANQSNQAALNQNINRLLTQIEMHQLISYAQNSIQTYLPYSWDALESSNIAFKQGKKKRFYAKIDLNFTHFGNVDIVIALSDNKYIDISIATGTAEFKDLILSSSKELKTAITSLGLIVSSFTLAHKPKKTPYSQIDRAFDFGFNKKA; encoded by the coding sequence ATGATAATAGTAAATAATACCCCAACCCAGCAACCATCTCAAAATAAAGATGAGAAAAAGACCACTTCTAAAGAAAATAGCTCAACAACAGCTCTAAATGATGGCAAAACCATCTTAAAAAAGCCAAATATAGCAATCGAACAAACCAAGCTTGATTTGGAGCTAAATAAATTTTCATCAAAGCTATTAAATGCTCTAAAATCAAATTTAGATGATGGCTCATATAAGCAAAATGCCCTATCGCAGATCAAATCCTCTCAAGTAGCTCCAAATTTAGCCAAAGATCTAACCGCCATATTAAAATCTATAAAATCCGACCCATCTTTAAATGAGTTAGGTGCTAAGCTTGAAAATTTCATTAAGCCAGTTGAGCATATCAAAGCGACAAATATCGCTCAAACTATCAAAGATACAGGCGTTTTACTGGAGGCTAAACTAGCTCAAACCCTAAGCCCAGAGGTGCTCCCAGCCAACATCAAATCACTACTATCGCAGATGAAAAACACAGCAAATAAGGATCTATCCATAGCTTTTATGGCACTAGCTAATACCCAAAGCGACCCAGAGCAGAGCCTTAATGCCCTTTTAGATATTTTGCAACAAAATAGATTAAAAAATAGCCAAATATTGAAAAATTCAAATTTCAAGCCTCTTTTAGACGCTAATACAAAGCTTGAATATACGGCTAAATTTTTAGACAAAATCGCCAATCAAATTCAAACCAACCCCAAAAATCCAATCTCAATAGAGCAAAACATTTCACGAGCTATAAATCAAATTCAAAACATAATAAAAAATATGGAGGCAAATCTATCGCAAATTAATTTTAATAATGCAAATTTAAAAAGCATAAAACCGCTAAATAATCAACTAAATCAGATAATTACAGATATTAAAGATACTCTATCAAATATAAAATCTCAGCTTACCACACCAATCAAAGCCACTCCAAGCAACAATCAAGCAATAGATATTATAAAAAATTTAGACCCAGCAATATCAGCAAAGCTAAGCCAAAATCTCCAAAATAGCAAATCCCAAATCAACCTACTAAATCAAGAGCCAAATAGCATATCTATACAGCAAACATCTCAAAGCATACCAGATATACAAAGCCTAACAAACGCTATAAATCCAAACCAAAATAGCATAAATTTAAATAATTTTATCCAATATATAAACACCGATGCTAATAATCTAAATTTACAAGATAAGCTATCAATGGCTGCTAGAAAGCTCTCAAATATTATTAACTTTTTTGATAAAAATAGCTTAGAAGCTAAAAAAAATTTAACAGAGCTAAAAAGCTTGATTAAAGCTACAAATTTAGCTAAGAGTGAAATATCAAATATAACTCCAAATGATAATAATATCTCAGCCCAATCACTACAAAACGATCTTAAAGCCACGCTTTTAGCCCTAAAAGACGCTACGGCTAACCAGTCAAACCAAGCTGCATTAAATCAAAATATAAATAGACTTCTAACTCAAATTGAGATGCACCAGCTAATTAGCTACGCACAAAACTCAATTCAAACCTACTTACCATACTCGTGGGACGCTTTAGAAAGTAGTAATATAGCCTTTAAACAAGGCAAAAAAAAGAGATTTTATGCTAAAATCGATCTAAATTTTACCCATTTTGGAAATGTAGATATAGTAATTGCTCTAAGTGATAATAAATATATAGATATTAGCATTGCAACTGGAACAGCGGAATTTAAAGATCTAATCTTAAGCTCTAGTAAGGAGCTAAAAACAGCAATTACATCTCTTGGACTTATAGTAAGTAGCTTTACCCTAGCTCACAAACCTAAAAAAACTCCATATAGCCAAATAGATAGAGCATTTGATTTTGGCTTTAATAAAAAGGCGTAA
- a CDS encoding AtpZ/AtpI family protein — MSKKSKKINTAIKAADSLSLGISIVVAVLIGFGIGWGLKELTGSNWGLGVGIFIGVGAAINNIYKAYKSQVKSYEEFKEKR, encoded by the coding sequence ATGAGCAAAAAAAGTAAAAAGATAAACACAGCCATAAAAGCCGCTGATAGCCTAAGCCTTGGTATATCAATTGTAGTTGCGGTGCTTATAGGCTTTGGCATCGGCTGGGGATTAAAGGAGCTAACAGGCTCAAACTGGGGACTTGGAGTTGGTATTTTCATAGGTGTTGGCGCTGCGATAAATAATATCTATAAAGCCTATAAATCTCAAGTTAAAAGCTATGAAGAGTTTAAAGAAAAGAGATGA
- a CDS encoding leucyl aminopeptidase produces MFVELVDKKLVDIQADYEVIFIVDKNLSHRFVGDLGEFDFYSYKGDGVLNLPNKRRIYVGVKNLDLNSLRLASAKAFNAIKELNIKSVKIASYVGECVKMSFEAIAEGFLLANYKFDRYKSEKKDSKIEKILISTEDYNSKKIAIDEAQIGIDHAHIIAEAVNYSRDIVNEIPEIYTPQKMAEDAKNLSLSYANIECVIHDENYLKSQNMNAFLAVNRASIHPPRLIHLKYTPKQQSIKRVVFVGKGLTYDSGGLSLKPADYMLTMKSDKSGAAAAMGIIMGAAKMELPFEIHAVLGATENMIGGNAYKPDDVLITRSGVSVEVKNTDAEGRLVLADCLDWAQSELDPELLIDMATLTGACVVGLGEYTSGVMGNSYELQSEFKNYASRSGEYLTILEFNEELKELIKSDIADISNTSSSRYGGAITAGIFLDKFIKDEYKHRWLHLDIAGPAYVNKAWGYNPSGASGAGVRACLYYLQKLARNYQKGEK; encoded by the coding sequence ATGTTTGTTGAATTAGTAGATAAAAAATTAGTCGATATTCAGGCTGATTATGAGGTGATTTTTATTGTTGATAAGAATTTAAGCCATAGATTTGTAGGTGATTTGGGTGAGTTTGATTTTTACTCTTATAAGGGTGATGGCGTTTTAAATTTGCCTAATAAAAGACGAATTTATGTAGGTGTTAAAAATCTTGATTTAAACTCTCTTAGGCTAGCAAGTGCTAAGGCATTTAACGCTATTAAAGAGTTAAATATCAAAAGTGTAAAAATTGCTAGTTATGTTGGTGAGTGCGTTAAGATGAGCTTTGAGGCTATTGCTGAAGGGTTTTTACTAGCTAATTATAAATTTGATCGTTATAAAAGCGAAAAAAAAGATAGCAAAATAGAGAAAATTCTAATCTCAACTGAGGATTACAATAGCAAAAAAATCGCTATAGATGAAGCACAAATTGGCATTGATCATGCTCATATCATAGCTGAAGCTGTCAATTACTCAAGAGATATTGTAAATGAAATTCCAGAGATTTATACACCGCAAAAGATGGCTGAAGATGCTAAAAATCTAAGCCTAAGCTACGCTAATATAGAGTGCGTTATACATGATGAAAACTACTTAAAAAGCCAAAATATGAACGCCTTTTTAGCTGTTAATAGAGCCTCTATCCACCCGCCACGCCTAATCCATCTAAAATATACGCCAAAGCAACAAAGTATTAAAAGAGTTGTATTTGTCGGTAAAGGCCTTACATATGATAGTGGTGGATTAAGCTTAAAACCAGCTGATTATATGCTAACTATGAAGAGCGATAAAAGTGGCGCAGCGGCTGCGATGGGTATTATAATGGGTGCGGCTAAGATGGAGTTGCCATTTGAAATTCACGCAGTTTTGGGGGCTACTGAGAATATGATTGGTGGAAATGCCTATAAGCCTGATGATGTGCTAATTACTAGAAGTGGGGTAAGTGTTGAGGTTAAAAATACAGATGCGGAGGGTAGATTAGTTTTAGCTGATTGCTTGGATTGGGCGCAAAGTGAGCTTGACCCAGAGCTTCTTATCGATATGGCGACACTTACTGGTGCTTGTGTTGTAGGTCTTGGAGAATATACAAGTGGAGTTATGGGCAATAGCTATGAATTACAAAGTGAGTTTAAAAATTATGCTAGTAGAAGTGGCGAGTATTTGACTATTTTGGAATTTAATGAAGAGCTAAAAGAGCTGATTAAAAGCGATATAGCTGATATTTCAAACACCTCTTCAAGTAGATATGGTGGGGCTATTACGGCTGGTATATTTTTAGATAAATTTATAAAAGATGAGTATAAACATAGGTGGCTTCATCTTGATATTGCCGGACCTGCTTATGTGAATAAGGCTTGGGGTTACAATCCATCTGGGGCAAGTGGCGCTGGAGTTAGAGCGTGTTTATACTACTTACAAAAACTAGCTAGAAATTATCAAAAAGGTGAGAAATAA
- a CDS encoding DedA family protein, which yields MEEFLKNLLYEYKNFAYLIIFLWCIAEGELALILGGIFAHEGHVNLALIIFVAGLGGFVGDQIYFYIGRYNKKYIQRKLVKQRRKFAVAHLLLQKFGWPIIFIQRYMYGFRTIIPMSIGITRYSAKKFAFINLISAWVWAAITILLAWHFGQLIWAGIEWAESHWYFAVPIIGGFLAILFFGLKYMEKRILNERKNRLNVC from the coding sequence ATGGAAGAGTTTTTAAAAAATCTACTATATGAGTATAAAAATTTTGCATATCTTATAATATTTTTATGGTGTATTGCTGAAGGGGAGTTGGCTCTTATTTTGGGTGGTATATTTGCTCATGAGGGGCATGTGAATTTAGCTCTTATCATATTTGTAGCTGGGCTAGGAGGCTTTGTAGGGGATCAAATCTACTTCTATATTGGTCGTTATAATAAAAAATATATCCAAAGAAAATTAGTCAAACAAAGGCGTAAATTTGCAGTGGCTCATCTACTACTTCAGAAATTTGGCTGGCCGATAATCTTTATTCAAAGATATATGTATGGATTTCGCACTATTATACCAATGAGTATAGGAATTACTAGATATAGTGCTAAAAAATTTGCTTTTATAAATTTAATTAGTGCTTGGGTTTGGGCGGCCATTACCATACTTTTGGCGTGGCATTTTGGTCAGCTTATATGGGCTGGTATAGAGTGGGCGGAGTCTCATTGGTATTTTGCCGTGCCGATTATAGGTGGGTTTTTGGCCATTTTGTTTTTTGGTTTAAAATATATGGAAAAAAGAATATTAAATGAAAGGAAAAATAGACTAAATGTTTGTTGA
- a CDS encoding c-type cytochrome gives MKFITFFLIFTTFAFSSEFITKNEYAKMLYKNPRGIGCNKCHGDKGEGALIVKYKAFNKKSNKYEERSLKAPRINNLDFNRFKSAITDSKGIMPSYFLTQNEILNLFEYITSFNKDKKDEK, from the coding sequence ATGAAATTTATTACTTTTTTTTTAATTTTTACTACTTTTGCATTTAGTAGTGAGTTTATCACCAAAAATGAATATGCCAAAATGCTATACAAAAATCCAAGAGGCATAGGGTGTAATAAATGCCACGGCGATAAAGGAGAGGGAGCATTAATCGTCAAATATAAAGCATTTAATAAAAAAAGTAATAAATATGAGGAGAGATCTTTAAAGGCACCAAGGATAAATAATCTTGATTTTAACAGATTTAAATCAGCCATTACAGACTCTAAAGGCATTATGCCATCATATTTTCTTACTCAAAATGAGATTTTAAATTTATTTGAATACATAACTTCATTTAATAAGGATAAAAAAGATGAGAAATAA
- the folD gene encoding bifunctional methylenetetrahydrofolate dehydrogenase/methenyltetrahydrofolate cyclohydrolase FolD, producing MQIIDGKEISNRVKQRVKDEALALKSKGITPTLAVVLVGDDKASQTYVASKEKATIACDMGSVAHKLPASTTQSELLALIELLNADDSIDGILVQLPLPKHIDTNSILEAIDPNKDVDGFHAINVGKLNSGLDGFVPCTPLGIMELLKAYNIEVSGKNAVVIGRSNIVGKPMAALLLNAGATVTIAHSKTKDLAKVCQNADIVVVAVGKPNFLKADMIRDGAIVIDVGINRLDSGKLVGDCDYESVAPKCSMITPVPGGVGPMTIAMLLSNTLKSAKNRKLKG from the coding sequence ATGCAGATAATTGATGGCAAAGAGATAAGCAATAGAGTAAAGCAAAGGGTAAAAGATGAAGCCTTAGCCCTAAAAAGCAAAGGAATTACGCCAACCTTAGCAGTTGTACTAGTAGGCGATGATAAGGCTAGTCAGACATATGTAGCTAGTAAAGAGAAAGCAACAATCGCTTGTGATATGGGCTCAGTGGCTCATAAATTACCTGCATCAACTACTCAAAGTGAGCTTTTGGCTTTAATAGAGCTATTAAATGCTGATGATAGCATAGATGGAATTTTAGTCCAATTACCACTTCCAAAGCATATAGATACAAATTCAATTCTTGAAGCGATTGATCCAAATAAAGATGTAGATGGATTTCATGCTATAAATGTAGGCAAGCTAAATAGCGGTCTTGATGGATTTGTGCCTTGTACCCCACTTGGGATAATGGAGCTTTTAAAAGCCTATAATATCGAAGTAAGCGGTAAAAATGCTGTGGTTATAGGAAGGAGCAATATAGTAGGCAAACCAATGGCGGCACTACTGCTAAATGCTGGGGCTACTGTTACTATAGCTCACTCTAAAACAAAAGATTTAGCAAAAGTTTGCCAAAATGCTGATATAGTAGTGGTGGCTGTGGGTAAGCCAAATTTCTTAAAGGCTGATATGATAAGAGATGGAGCTATAGTCATTGATGTAGGGATAAATCGCTTAGATAGTGGAAAGTTAGTTGGTGATTGTGATTATGAGAGCGTAGCCCCAAAATGCTCTATGATAACTCCTGTGCCAGGTGGAGTGGGGCCTATGACAATTGCAATGCTGCTTAGCAATACGCTAAAATCTGCTAAAAATAGAAAATTAAAAGGTTAA